A window from Bacteroidales bacterium encodes these proteins:
- a CDS encoding DUF6340 family protein — MRLLSFVLTLLCLACYTNRITISVLQPSSVVLPKEIKKITIYPKPGYTPVKNRLDSLNEIQISAKTDVAQIKTGYLDGIYNVMSESPKFTKVVLNCTSYGLYMKDSVLFWDDLRKICTQDTTEYILLLQGSTVYDTELERESNTTYYGVYKMINLTKWAFLQPFIESIALRFTETDSLRLDGVFGGFGDTEYHLYRNCYTSGYLTGMKICPYWKDTLRTYFDGPGSDMKHASRLIKRNNWRAASLIWNDLSDGPNHSLASKAAFNMALAWEHGDDLDQALQWIDYADSLGNNKRIKIYRDILEKRLETKKLLDKQLP; from the coding sequence ATGAGGCTGTTGTCATTTGTTTTAACTCTTCTTTGTCTTGCATGCTATACTAACAGGATAACTATCAGTGTTCTGCAACCGTCTTCTGTTGTACTTCCCAAAGAAATCAAAAAAATAACGATTTATCCAAAGCCTGGCTATACTCCTGTTAAAAACAGGTTAGACAGCCTCAATGAAATACAGATCTCTGCCAAAACTGATGTGGCACAGATAAAAACTGGCTACCTTGACGGTATTTACAATGTAATGTCCGAATCACCGAAATTCACAAAAGTTGTTTTAAATTGTACATCATATGGGCTCTATATGAAAGACAGCGTGTTGTTCTGGGATGACCTTCGAAAAATCTGTACGCAGGATACAACAGAATATATTCTTCTTTTACAGGGTTCTACAGTTTATGATACTGAATTGGAAAGGGAATCAAATACAACCTATTATGGTGTTTACAAAATGATTAATTTAACCAAATGGGCTTTTCTTCAGCCATTCATTGAATCAATAGCACTTAGGTTTACCGAAACCGACAGTCTAAGATTAGATGGTGTGTTTGGAGGATTCGGCGATACAGAGTACCATTTGTACAGAAACTGTTATACAAGCGGCTATTTAACCGGCATGAAGATTTGTCCGTATTGGAAAGATACCCTTCGTACGTATTTCGACGGGCCGGGATCTGATATGAAACATGCCTCCAGGTTAATCAAAAGAAACAACTGGCGGGCAGCATCATTAATCTGGAATGATCTGTCAGATGGTCCTAATCACTCACTTGCTTCAAAAGCAGCCTTTAATATGGCACTTGCCTGGGAACACGGAGATGATCTTGACCAGGCGCTGCAGTGGATTGATTACGCTGATAGCCTGGGAAACAATAAGAGGATAAAAATTTACAGGGATATTTTAGAAAAGCGGTTGGAGACGAAAAAGTTACTGGATAAACAATTACCTTAG
- the fabG gene encoding 3-oxoacyl-[acyl-carrier-protein] reductase — protein sequence MKLLEGKTAIVTGAARGIGKAIALAFASEGANVAVTDLRIDENAQEVEKQISAMGVKCKVYASDASNFADTEKVVNQIVSDFGTVDVLVNNAGITMDTLLLRMTEQQWDTVISVNLKSVFNFTKAVQRIMIKNMGGSIINMSSVVGVGGNAGQANYSASKAGMIGFTKSIAMELGSRNVRCNAIAPGFIITEMTNKLPEDVKKQWAEKIPLKRGGTPEEVAKVALFLACDLSSYVNGQVIGVCGGMRT from the coding sequence ATGAAGTTACTCGAAGGAAAAACTGCTATTGTTACCGGTGCTGCACGCGGCATTGGGAAAGCAATAGCTCTTGCATTCGCATCTGAAGGAGCCAATGTTGCTGTAACCGACCTGAGGATCGATGAGAATGCACAGGAAGTTGAAAAACAGATCAGTGCCATGGGCGTAAAATGCAAAGTTTACGCTTCTGATGCCAGTAATTTTGCCGATACCGAAAAGGTTGTTAACCAAATCGTAAGTGATTTCGGAACGGTGGACGTGCTTGTCAACAATGCCGGAATCACTATGGACACCCTCTTGCTGCGCATGACCGAGCAACAATGGGACACCGTAATCAGTGTCAACCTGAAATCGGTTTTCAATTTTACAAAGGCTGTTCAACGGATCATGATCAAGAATATGGGCGGTTCCATAATAAATATGAGCTCGGTTGTGGGTGTGGGTGGCAATGCAGGACAGGCCAACTATTCGGCATCAAAAGCCGGAATGATCGGTTTTACTAAGTCAATCGCCATGGAACTCGGCTCACGCAATGTTCGATGCAACGCTATTGCCCCGGGATTTATAATCACTGAAATGACCAATAAGCTGCCTGAGGATGTTAAAAAACAATGGGCCGAAAAAATACCCCTGAAACGCGGCGGAACTCCTGAAGAAGTCGCTAAGGTAGCCCTGTTCCTTGCATGTGATCTTTCTTCATATGTTAACGGTCAGGTTATCGGAGTTTGTGGCGGTATGAGAACCTAG